A stretch of DNA from Nostoc sp. KVJ3:
AGGCGCTCAAATAAAAAGTTTGAAATCTCTGTGGGGGTTGGGGAGGTGTCATCCGACCAAAACTCCTCGTCGTCATCGAGAATACATGGGCAAGCCATTTCAAACAGAATCATTGAGCGCAGTGAGTAGTCTGTTTCTTCTAGAGATTTATTTTTTAGAACTTTGAGGAGAATTTCCTCATCCACAAGACAAACTATGCGATATAAGTCGCACCAAATCTCATGATTATTCTGCCTCTGAACTGAACAGACAGTAGATATATTTTCAATAGTTTGTGCATCAATCGGGCTGAGGTGATCCCGGCTGAACAATCTTGAGATAATTGATTGGGTATCTTTGTCTATGGGAATCTCGATTTCATCTCCCAACCAATCGCTAGAGTTTCCCGCAGTAAAAAGCTCCCAACATAAATTGTTAGGTAAATTAATTAAGGCATTTACTAGAGGCGATATATCATTTTGTACATTGTTTTTGGGAGACTGACGAACTCTTCCATAATTAGGATCTAACGTTTTGCGCCGTTTGGCCTCGCCCATGTTGTATTTCTCCTACCAATAACACTTTTGTGTATCTGCTTATGAATGCTTCTGAGTTGCTCTAGCGTTACGCTGCTCTTGAGAGAGATTTTACCGGAGTTAAGCGGTTAATTAATTTACATTCAAATCCCTTAAATTATTACTTGCTTTAGGGTTTGATAATTTCTGGATTTTGCGCCTTCAAGCCTTAAAAATAAGCCAGCTTTAATCAACTCCGGCTCATTTCTAGTAATCCATGCAGTTAACCTGCCCATAACGGAAACCTCTATTTCTTCATAGTTCACTGCTTCTGTAAAGCCTGCGTCAAGTGAATCAATTCTATCGATAACTCTATCTACTATAGGAAAAAAATCTACCTCTATTGCTCCTAACTCCAATACAGCTTGTCTGGTTTTAGATGAGTTGTACTTGATGAACGCTTTTTCGTCTTCACCCCAATACAAATTTCTCACCACTACATAATCAACCTGATGACCACAAGCTTCTATTAATCGTTTGAGTTGAATTACGCTGTCTTTGACTCTGCCTAGTACCGATACCATAGTAATGCGATAGCCCAAGCTTGACGATTGCACATCTTGAACAAAATCCTTAAAATAATCTCCCACTCCAGACGGCAGATCCATTAAAGCTACAGTAGGACTTAATTGCTGTAAATCATTCTTGAAAATCTCGTTAAACCCATGTTGATTAAATTTGATTGTTTTGACCCCTCCATTTACAACTCTGTTATAGTGTCTCCAAAGTTGTGGATTGTTAGAGTCGCAGTCATACGCTACAACATGAATCAAGTTGGCCAAGTACATATCTAATAGAAACCTAGCCACAATACTTTTACCTGTGCCTCCCTTTTCTCCAGTACACACTACTATTCTTTTATTCAGTGCTGCTCTTTCTCCATTAATCGGGTAAGTTTGACTCATAATTCAACCAGTTTATAAATCTTCAGCACTGTAAAGTTTTGGTTGAAAGGCAGGGTTGTTTAATTCACTCTCTAGGTTTGATTGTGCCGATTGCTCCTGCGAGAAAGGCTGTTTACTTTTTCTCTTGCCCTTTGTACTATTGACTGTTGATTTCTCCGCCTCACTACTAGCTTGAACTGACGTAGTATTTACCACTACTGACTCAGTTTCAATCGCAGTATTTTCAATCGCAGTATTCCCCACCGTTGGCTGAGTTTCAGTAGCCGGATTTGATAAAGTACTACTGTTGCCACTTGAGTCGGTCTTTTGACGGCGATGAGTGCTTTTTTTCAACTCACCGATTAAATATTTGATTCTGCTACCAGTCAAATTAATCCCCAAACCCTTCAGCATCTCCGATACTTCATCATAACTGTAGCCATACTTATCAGAGGTCAGTTTCTCGATATACCGTCTCATCTTGCGAACGGCTTCTCTGTCCGATACACTATCCCGCTCTTTCGGCTTGAGATCCTTTAAGGCAGTAATCGCCTTATCAATCTTGCCTTTAGTAATCTGACCAGAATCTTTTGGCTCAACCATTGCTATGAAATTAAATTGATTATCATAATTCCCTTATTTTCCACTATTTTTCAAAAAGTATAACTCCTCCTAAAAAGCTGGTTTCAGCTACGCTGATTAGAATTTTTGTTGCTGCTACGCCGTCACCATAATTTATTAGATGCTGATATATTTCTCCCGCTCCAGCTACGCTGTTGCTATGTTCCCCCGATGTTGACTGTTGCTGACTGTAGCCAAACTATCCCGGCTACGCCGCCGTAGTGATTCAGCAAATACTGATATAATTATGACGAAACAGCTACGCTGTCATCGTTCTTCATCCCACCCGTAATCACCCGAAACCGTCTCCCCAGCTACGCTGTCGTTCCCTCGCCCCCAGCCTCTCGCTGTGCCTCCGTACATACGTAGCACTTGAAACCTCCCCTACCCCCAAAATGGGCTAGAAGCCAGCCATGCCTCAAAGCTTACGCTTTGTCTCGCTGCGCTCGAACGGCAAAGCTGGTTTAGTGGGGTTTCACCCCCCTAAAAACCCCCCTCGCAATGTCCCTAAATATCTCGAATTATGGCGAACCGCAAGCAGTCTAAAGCTCTAGTCCGAAAGCATATTTTTCCAGTGAGATTGAGCGACATCGAACTGGACTTGCTGCGAATAAAATCACTTGATGCGGGGATGTCAGCAAGTGAACTCATAAGACGTAATGCGTTGATGCGTCCATTACCCAAACGACTAAGTAAAATTAGCCTGCAAACATATTGGGAATTAGGACAAATCGGCAACAACCTAAACCAGCTTGTCAAGGCAAC
This window harbors:
- a CDS encoding plasmid mobilization protein, which translates into the protein MANRKQSKALVRKHIFPVRLSDIELDLLRIKSLDAGMSASELIRRNALMRPLPKRLSKISLQTYWELGQIGNNLNQLVKATNTALKIGRTLPASPELLRELLELLHQCRRDIASDDIDSEDSEEENEEDDWEAD